In Scomber japonicus isolate fScoJap1 chromosome 21, fScoJap1.pri, whole genome shotgun sequence, one DNA window encodes the following:
- the kif9 gene encoding kinesin-like protein KIF9, with protein sequence MKAHSNSSEVAVFVRIRPTAHFATDLIECLPDEQTVNIYHRKASKKGQRSSWSFRLEGILQNVSQEEVYAKVCRRVVLGALDGYNGTVMCFGQTGAGKTYTMTGSTESYKQRGIIPRALQEVFQEVEKRTEHAYSLHLSYLEIYNETLVDLLSSLRGSPRLSPRDMVVMEEPGRGVFIRGLSLHPVHCEEEALNLLFEGEMNRIIGCHTLNRNSSRSHCIFTVHIESRSRTLSDAKYITSKLNLVDLAGSERLGKTGSEGQMLKEAVYINKSLSFLEQAILALGDRRRDHVPFRQTKLTHVLKDSLGGNCNTVLVANIYGEAVQIKETLSTLRFASRMKCVRINPAVNEHQDPALQVKKLQKEVQRLKEELSIFNTMVNRPGITYEQLSEAQLAEIHSQVQRYLDGSLKEISVVSISQVHAVFAQFKLAVHEQEQKLKAQLCQTHSAVEREQSANIVPVKEPETRSSPEELEPAQTPKNTQRPSSTKAKTKKPKEKQSHNKRQGEGSPVSKKRLESASKSKLNSVQTPEREQESQEADTESHDTQDSQPAVSEPFQSDSPPPKAESFEEFKMGPGSHINCILKENKAMLLERRNLLRQITEQVNAVKREIDCTTATIQQQKYMRGGQGQYFSMEGELDATLLLQLRQLKAHYRQRYMVLRDIKAEVNYCQHLVDQCRMRLLSEFEIWYKKSFLLPEEELNVNLDQSLEQEEESQQCLEPLQFELLTDDPSAESFCNARYRTQKRRNSKVLSFTPVRRNTSAGPGQRRLPSILPGT encoded by the exons ATGAAAGCTCACAGTAACAGTAGTGAAGTCGCAGTGTTTGTCCGGATAAGACCAACGGCACACTTTGCTACAGACTTGATTGAATGTCTTCCTGACGAGCAG ACAGTGAACATCTATCATAGAAAAGCCTCCAAGAAAGGTCAGCGGAGCTCCTGGTCATTCCGGCTTGAAGGGATCCTGCAAAATGTGTCCCAGGAGGAAGTATATGCCAAAGTGTGCCGACGGGTGGTACTAGGAGCACTGGACGGCTATAATG gtACTGTGATGTGCTTTGGGCAGACAGGTGCAGGAAAAACATACACCATGACCGGATCCACAGAATCATACAAACAGAGAGGCATCATTCCTCGGGCCCTTCAGGAG GTGTTTCAGGAGGTGGAGAAGAGGACTGAGCATGCCTACTCTTTGCACCTGTCCTACCTGGAGATCTACAATGAGACTCTGGTGGACCTGCTGTCTTCGTTGCGAGGCTCACCACGCCTGTCCCCTCGGGATATGGTTGTGATGGAGGAGCCGGGCAGAGGGGTTTTCATCAGAGGTCTGTCTCTTCATCCAGTCCACTGCGAGGAGGAGGCCCTCAACCTGCTGTTTGAG GGCGAGATGAATCGCATCATTGGATGTCACACACTGAACAGAAACTCCTCCCGGTCCCACTGTATCTTCACTGTGCACATAGAG TCTCGCTCGCGGACTCTGTCTGATGCCAAGTACATCACCTCCAAGCTGAATCTGGTGGATTTGGCTGGATCTGAGAGACTGGGAAAGACAGGA TCCGAGGGTCAGATGTTAAAGGAAGCCGTGTACATCAATAAGTCCCTGTCGTTCCTAGAACAGGCGATCCTGGCTCTGGGAGACCGTCGCAGAGACCACGTCCCCTTCAGACAAACCAAGCTAACACATGTCCTTAAAGACTCACTGG GAGGGAACTGCAACACTGTGCTTGTGGCCAACATCTATGGTGAGGCTGTGCAGATAAAAGAAACG CTCTCTACTCTGCGTTTTGCCAGCAGAATGAAGTGTGTCCGGATCAACCCTGCTGTTAACGAACACCAGGATCCAGCA CTTCAGGTTAAGAAACTTCAAAAGGAAGTTCAGAGGCTGAAGGAGGAGCTGTCCATCTTCAATACAATG GTGAATCGTCCGGGCATCACATATGAGCAGTTATCTGAAGCCCAGCTGGCTGAAATCCACAGTCAGGTTCAGAGATACCTTGACGGAAGTCTGAAGGAAATCAGT GTCGTAAGTATCAGTCAGGTCCACGCAGTGTTCGCCCAGTTCAAACTTGCTGTGCA TGAGCAGGAGCAGAAGCTGAAGGCTCAGCTATGTCAGACTCACAGCGCAGTGGAGAGAGAACAAAGTGCTAACATAGTCCCAGTCAAG GAGCCAGAAACCAGAAGCAGCCCTGAGGAGCTGGAGCCTGCTCAAACACCAAAAAACACCCAACGTCCAAGTTCAACCAAAGCCAAAACGAAGAAGCCGAAGGAAAAACAGAG CCATAACAAGAGACAGGGAGAAGGAAGTCCAGTGTCAAAGAAGCGTTTGGAGAGTGCGTCCAAATCGAAGCTGAACTCCGTCCAGACGCctgagagagagcaagagtCACAGGAAGCAGACACTGAAAGCCACGACACACAGGACTCCCAACCAGCAGTCAGTGAACCATTCCAGAGCGA CTCTCCTCCACCTAAAGCAGAGTCCTTTGAGGAATTTAAGATGGGGCCAGGCAGCCACATCAACTGCATCCTGAAGGAGAACAAGGCCATGCTGCTGGAACGCCGCAATCTTCTCCGACAGATCACGGAGCAGGTTAACGCTGTCAAGAGAGAGATCGATTGCACCACGGCAACCATACAGCAGCAGAAGTATATGAGAGGAGGCCAAG GTCAATATTTCAGTATGGAGGGGGAGCTGGATGCTACTTTACTGTTGCAGCTCAGACAGCTGAAGGCTCATTACCGGCAGAGATACATGGTGCTGCGGGACATCAAGGCAGAGGTCAACTACTGCCAACACCTCGTGGACCAGTGCAGGATGCGTCTTCTCTCTG AATTTGAGATCTGGTATAAGAAGTCTTTCCTGTTACCTGAGGAGGAGCTGAACGTAAATTTGGACCAGTCCCTCGAACAA GAAGAGGAAAGTCAGCAGTGTTTGGAGCCGCTGCAGTTTGAGCTTCTGACAGACGACCCCAGCGCTGAATCTTTCTGCAACGCCCGCTACAGGACACAGAAACGG CGGAATAGCAAAGTGCTGAGCTTCACTCCAGTGCGGAGGAACACGTCTGCTGGGCCCGGACAGAGAAGACTCCCTTCTATTCTACCTGGTACCTAA